From a region of the Alnus glutinosa chromosome 1, dhAlnGlut1.1, whole genome shotgun sequence genome:
- the LOC133852282 gene encoding uncharacterized protein LOC133852282, with protein sequence MLLSGKVGTGFGWDHTTNTVTNSDDKWEQLKFEFGADKYYKFKYNPPRLFPLLTSIFTGSYATGELAHASTQDPPDTDDERGDDNPLLDLNNPCAVIDLEELDMPRPGMRMPPNKGKRRATPLNSSRSSKRTNTTTEELEVGKMSGEWSEMKREFDLLNCKLKTAKGSSATSKQDIIAEAMSVLNDVAAEHPVTEENYWRAANSFTDRTKARVFIGMDPIKRVGWVMRGINMKDL encoded by the exons ATGCTCCTTAGCGGGAAGGTGGGTACAGGCTTTGGTTGGGACCACACGACAAACACGGTCACCAATAGCGATGACAAGTGGGAGCAACTGAAATTT gaGTTTGGTGCggataaatattacaaattcaagTACAACCCGCCGCGCCTCTTCCCATTGTTGACCTCCATATTTACGGGATCGTATGCCACGGGAGAGTTAGCTCACGCCAGCACACAGGATCCGCCAGACACTGATGACGAACGCGGCGATGACAACCCGTTGCTTGACCTAAATAATCCATGTGCCGTGATCGACTTGGAAGAGCTTGACATGCCCCGCCCTGGCATGAGGATGCCACCAAACAAGGGTAAGCGCCGTGCAACACCCCTCAATTCCTCCCGGAGCAGCAAGCGTACTAACACGACCACTGAGGAATTGGAAGTTGGGAAAATGTCTGGTGAATGGTCGGAAATGAAGAGAGAATTTGACTTGCTTAATTGCAAGTTAAAGACAGCCAAAGGGTCATCCGCTACTAGTAAACAAGATATAATCGCAGAGGCGATGTCGGTCCTGAACGATGTGGCGGCTGAGCATCCTGTGACGGAGGAAAATTATTGGAGGGCTGCCAATTCCTTCACCGACAGGACAAAGGCAAGGGTATTCATCGGCATGGACCCGATTAAAAGGGTGGGATGGGTCATGCGAGGGATTAATATGAAGGATCTGTGA